One Cryptomeria japonica chromosome 9, Sugi_1.0, whole genome shotgun sequence genomic window carries:
- the LOC131073900 gene encoding uncharacterized protein LOC131073900 translates to MFHLAVKVQISSDKCFTCHEFGPWAKDCPNNCTKEQVSYVAPGSKSSDKCFKCHEFGHWAKDCPNNSTQAQTSYVSLGSKSSDKCFRCHEFGHWAQDCPNNSTRKQLSLFSLGSISSDKCFRCHEFGHWAKDCPSKSSDKCFKCHEFGHWVKDCPNNSTQEQVSPVSLGSKSSDKCFKCHEFEHWSKDCPNNSTQEQELNVSLDSISSDCPKNSTQEQVPHLLSLGSNSSDKCSRCHEFGHWSKDCPYNSSQEGISHVSLGSNSSDECFRCHEFGHSAKDCPNNPTGEQVPHFSLGNDVITPKMCSCRRKCHNLISNTSTNPCREYECEQCMSFEELEPSASQNPTRVKDCPNNSTQEQVPPHVSLGNGSSDKCFKCQQIGHWAKDCPNSSTQEQVLLFSLGNDVIPPKMCHCRRECHIFTSRTPANPGRKFYRCNQCNFFQWCDDFKASASQNPKLYSQSRNRNPSLSPPSNNPNCNHNSPMQNPKTSTHEEFGSGQQLASLGCSGRIEWSCKSSILCEIEAGPCQVLTAQTDGNKGQQIFTCLIKKGEGSCGFLKRSDKLDSVAPSSNNSVRINGA, encoded by the exons ATGTTTCACTTGGCAGTAAAAGTTCAGATAAGTTCAGATAAATGCTTCACATGTCATGAATTTGGACCTTGGGCTAAGGACTGCCCCAACAATTGCACAAAAGAACAAGTATCGTATGTTGCACCTGGCAGTAAAAGTTCAGATAAATGCTTCAAATGTCATGAATTCGGGCACTGGGCTAAGGACTGCCCCAACAATTCTACACAAGCACAAACATCATATGTTTCACTTGGCAGTAAAAGCTCAGATAAATGCTTCAGATGTCATGAATTTGGGCATTGGGCTCAGGACTGCCCCAACAATTCCACACGAAAACAGTTATCGCTTTTTTCACTTGGCAGTATAAGTTCAGATAAATGCTTCAGATGCCATGAATTTGGGCACTGGGCTAAGGACTGCCCCAGTAAAAGTTCAGATAAATGTTTCAAATGTCATGAATTTGGGCACTGGGTTAAGGATTGCCCCAACAATTCCACTCAAGAACAGGTTTCACCTGTTTCACTCGGAAGTAAAAGTTCAGATAAATGTTTCAAATGTCATGAATTTGAGCACTGGTCTAAGGATTGCCCCAACAATTCCACGCAAGAACAGGAATTGAATGTTTCACTTGACAGTATAAGTTCAGATTGCCCCAAAAATTCCACACAAGAACAGGTGCCACATCTTCTTTCACTTGGCAGTAATAGTTCAGATAAATGCTCCAGATGTCATGAATTTGGGCACTGGTCTAAGGACTGCCCCTACAATTCCTCTCAAGAAGGGATATCACATGTTTCACTTGGCAGCAATAGTTCAGATGAATGCTTCAGGTGTCATGAATTTGGGCATTCGGCTAAGGACTGCCCCAATAATCCCACGGGAGAACAAGTTCCACACTTTTCACTGGGCAATGACGTTATTACACCAAAAATGTGCAGCTGTCGCAGAAAATGTCACAATCTCATCTCAAATACCTCCACAAATCCTTGCCGAGAATACGAGTGTGAACAG TGTATGTCTTTCGAAGAACTCGAACCCTCTGCCTCACAAAACCCTACCAGGGTGAAGGACTGCCCCAATAATTCCACTCAAGAACAGGTACCACCACATGTTTCACTTGGCAATGGAAGTTCAGATAAATGCTTCAAATGTCAACAAATAGGGCACTGGGCTAAGGACTGCCCCAATAGTTCCACGCAAGAACAAGTACTACTTTTTTCACTTGGCAATGACGTTATTCCACCAAAAATGTGCCACTGTCGTAGAGAATGTCACATTTTCACCTCAAGGACCCCTGCAAACCCTGGCCGAAAGTTCTACAGATGTAATCAG TGTAATTTTTTCCAATGGTGTGATGACTTCAAAGCCTCTGCCTCACAAAATCCTAAACTTTACTCTCAGTCACGAAATCGTAACCCTAGCCTTAGCCCTCCTTCAAATAACCCTAACTGTAACCATAACTCTCCCATGCAAAACCCCAAAACTAGCACTCATGAAGAATTTGGATCGGGGCAACAACTTGCATCTCTTGGCTGTAGTGGGAGGATTGAATGGAGTTGCAAGTCATCAATCCTGTGCGAAATTGAAGCAGGGCCTTGCCAAGTTTTaactgcccaaactgatggaaaTAAGGGCCAGCAGATTTTCACGTGTCTCATCAAAAAG GGGGAAGGATCTTGTGGGTTTTTGAAACGGTCTGATAAATTGGACTCAGTTGCTCCCTCTTCGAATAATTCTGTGAGAATAAATGGTGCTTAG